One Phaseolus vulgaris cultivar G19833 chromosome 4, P. vulgaris v2.0, whole genome shotgun sequence DNA window includes the following coding sequences:
- the LOC137838606 gene encoding uncharacterized protein — protein sequence MGEIIVNKQVLINFSIGKYKDEFLCDVLQMEATHVLLGRPWQFDRKVFHDGFTNKLSFDFHGHKVILKSLSPRKVHEDQILMKKKRESENTKSSKKALLISSHAVNKVIVSHTPIFLAIPRPLDLEKLEDSPHCLDNLVEEFHDVFQDPPKGLPPLRGIEHQID from the coding sequence aTGGGCGAAATCATTgttaacaagcaagtcctcataAATTTCTCTATTGGTAAATACAAAGATGAGTTCTTGTGTGATGTTTTGCAAATGGAagctacacatgttcttttgggaaggccatggcaatttgatagaaaagtttttcatgatggctttaccaataaactttcttttgacttccatggacacaaggTCATATTAAAATCTCTTTCTCCAAGaaaagtccatgaggaccaaattcttatgaagaaaaagagggagagtgaaaataCAAAGAGTTCTAAGAAGGCCCTTCTTATCTCTAGCCATGCAGTCAACAAGGTAATAGTTTCTCACACTCCTAtctttttagctattcctagacctcttGATTTAGAAAAACTTGAGGATAGTCCacattgtttggataatttggtagAGGAATTTcatgatgtgtttcaagatcctcctaaaggacttccacctttaagagggattgaacaccaaattgattAA